One Methanobacterium alcaliphilum DNA window includes the following coding sequences:
- the mcrD gene encoding methyl-coenzyme M reductase operon protein D, translated as MDKTEKCEIIDLKIFPHRFLKVETSEKLLNKIYSLDGMVRVIVKGPSLPAMVSYGPARGEQVNHSDRKVIIVNEESMQLRLKVGEIIISVSYPELEIFMEKLDKLLNDIMPCKYDLFMGIFSKTNVTISDYLKYGRGFETKIDQRLIGMVDPSAKSSETIKMVNKI; from the coding sequence ATGGATAAAACGGAAAAATGTGAAATTATCGATTTAAAAATATTTCCTCACCGGTTTTTAAAAGTGGAAACCTCTGAAAAATTATTGAATAAGATTTATTCATTGGATGGCATGGTGAGAGTAATTGTTAAAGGACCTTCACTACCGGCCATGGTAAGTTACGGCCCTGCCCGAGGAGAACAAGTGAATCATTCTGATAGGAAAGTTATAATAGTTAATGAAGAGTCTATGCAACTTAGATTAAAAGTTGGAGAAATTATTATCAGTGTTTCATATCCTGAGTTAGAAATATTCATGGAAAAACTCGATAAACTCTTAAATGATATTATGCCTTGTAAATATGATTTATTCATGGGAATTTTCTCAAAAACTAATGTCACAATTTCTGATTATTTGAAATATGGGCGGGGATTTGAAACTAAAATTGATCAGCGTTTAATTGGCATGGTTGATCCCAGTGCCAAATCTTCAGAAACCATAAAAATGGTAAACAAAATTTAA